The Romeriopsis navalis LEGE 11480 genomic sequence GCCAGCATGGCCAGCATGCGTGAGTCACTGATGGCCAGACCGCCGCCGCCGAGGGATTGCCATTTAATGGGCAAAAGCCGACAACCCGGGGCTGCCCCAACCGTTAACGCGGCGTCCACTTCAGCGGCGACGACGCCGGAGCAGGCGGTGCCGTGATCATTGCCAGCTTCATACATATCTTGCGGCTGTGCCCCAATGTCCCGATTGGTGGCAAGGCGACTGCCAATGAAGTAACCCCACCCGGCAAATTTGCCATTGGAGTCAAAATCCGGATGGTCAATTTTGCAACCATCGTCAGTCACGCCAATTACCACGTCAGCGGAGCCAAAACCCTTCAGGACATTCCATGCGGCTTCACAGCGACTCGATGCGCGTGGATCATAATCCGGATGGCTAAAGCGTTTGTGGAGGTGCCATTGTCGTTGGTATTCGGGGTCTGTCGGGAGGGGAACTTGCATCAAACTGATGTTGTAGTTCAGGTCGTTCTCGGCCAGTTCGACTTGGGCATCGGTTTCGGTTAGGGCGACAACCAATTTCACTGGGTTCATGCCCGTATGGTCAGTCAGTTGAAATAGATAATCTCGATCGCCATATTGCTCTTTCAGGAGAAGGCCATATTTCCCGGCGAATTCGGAAACAGCTTGATCGGAAATGGTTTGCTTAAACGTAACGAATACGCGATCGGTAATCAGATAGTCTTCGCCGGTTTCGGCGATTTGGTAGGCATGGTGCGTCGGCGCGACTTGGCGCAGTTCACTCATGGCTTCTTCTAATTCCGTTGGGGGGACGACTATGCGTGACGAGGCAGAAGATACCTGCTGCGCACCGCCAAAGCCAATGTCGGCGAGCTTGTCGGGTTTCACTCGGGCGACAAACTGATCACGGACTTTTGATAGAACCACCTTTTCGCCACCGCGATAGGTGTAGACCCCTTTTGATGCAGCCATATTCTCGTTTCTCTCCTTGAGGCTTTGGTGTGATTTAACTGAAGGACTGGGCGCCGTATTCCAGCGCGTAAATTCGCCCCGTTGCCCACTCGGTTGGCATTAAGGTCATGCCATCATGCCGATCACCCGATCGACATGCAGTCGCCGGCTCAGCAAAAAAACACTGAGTGCTGTTTTACACTAATTCTGCTTAAGTGGGTGAATTTCTCGGCAATATTGTGCCGCGGCGTCAGCGTTAAGGTTGGCTGAACGATCGCTCGGCTGAGCGCCTTAGTGATTTGACTCACGGTTGATTGGCCGGATTGAGGCATTTTGCCAGTTGATACGCAGAATTAGACTGTATGCCACCGGTACTCACTCTAATTCTGACAAATTTTGATCAAGTTGGCTGTTGCATTTCGCAATATTAAATGCGCCGTTAATCTGCTGAATTATGGATAGGAGATCTGCCGAAAATACATCTACTCGATGGACGGGGTCGACGCTTGATCGAAGATAACGAAGCCGATTAAATTAAACTTATGTATCGGCTGATTAACGAATCATGTCGCGAAGCACTGATCCCGCAATGAACCTGATACTTTGTTAAGTATAAACCCTCACTGGGGATCAGCCAATATCATGAGAACTACAACGACAAACCTCGGTCAATCCTTTAGTTTAATGGTTGTCTTTGCTGTCGCAAGTATCAGTTTTATTCTACTTGCCGCTCAATTTTAGATGATTGGTTAATGCTGAAATGATTGTTTTGGTGCAATCAAATGATATCAATCAAATTTTTTATATGGCCGAAATTGGCTATAGGATTCCAGTTAACTAACAAAGTATAAACTTGGTTAAATTTGATTTGTGTTCCTGAAAAATAAAATGCAACTTTTGTTGCATTCGACGATCACGGTTCCAATCGTTGTCTCGGTTTAAGTCGATGTTTTGGATTTAGCTAGTGACACTCTTAAAGCAAAGGGGAGGATTCCGCGGAATCCTCCCCTTTTTCCTGTTTAAAGTCAGACAATGCTGTTATACACGTTGTTCAAGGCTAATGCCGTGGGTATCCGTGCCACAGGTGTTCAATAATTGATAGCGCTGACTGATGGCTTGGACGGCGGCAGTTTTGTCCGGGCTAGGTTCCCAGGGTTTGGGATTGCCATAGGCGTAGTAGGTTTCGACCCCGTTAATTCCGATCGCCACTGCGGCGGGAATCAGTTCTTCATAGCTTTTGCGATAGCGGGCGGGGTGAGCCAGAATCACGAGTCCTCCAGCTTGGTGGATCGCGGAGACGACACGATCGGCTTCCGCCATGGCTCCAGTGGGTGCTTCACCCAGTAAATAATCGGCCATTGCCGGGTGATGGGGATTGAATCCATAGCCCAGGATGTGGACGACGACGTCGAGTAAAGTTGCGTTGATTTCGACGCCGGTCCAAAGTTGTGGCACGGATTGATCGGGATGTTGTTGCTGCGATTCAATCAGATATGCCTGGGCGGCGTAGAAGCCAGAAATTTGGTGATGGTCAGTAATCGCAAATCCCTTCAATCCTAGGTCAAGGGCTTGCTGTGCCAGGGCCTGGGGATCGAGTTGCCCATCGGAATGTTGAGTGTGCATGTGGAAGTTGAAAGCGTGGGGACAACTTGCCGCATCGATCGTTGCAAATACTTGTCGGAGTGAAACTAAGTCCTGTGCAGCGGGTTTCTGATATGCCATGGAAGGCGCAGGTAGCACCGTCATAATATCCTCGTTAGCTTAAGCTCACTGGTGGCAGTAATGTTACAGATTGTTTGTAAAGCGTTGACATTTCCACTTTAGTCTAGATGGTTTGAAATTGGGGAGGGGCTTTCACTTATGTCTTTAATAAGTAAGTATCTGTAATAACCGTAAAAATGCCGCAGTCCGACGCTGGTGCGAAGGGGCTGCGGCATTTTTGGCAGATTTTGCTGGGCGGTTTTTCGGGCTTTAAATCATGTCCCTTGGCCAAGCGGGAAGCCGCGATCGCCTTAAATCGTCGAGTTGGGGCGGATCAGGCCGTGCTCAAGGGAGTAGCGGACGAGCTCGGTACGGCTGCTGGTGCCGGTTTTGCTAAAAAGCCGACTCACGTACTTCTCGACATTGCGGACGCTGGTTTCTAGCCGTTTGGCAATTTCTTTATTCATCAGGCCATCGACGACTAACTCTAAAACGCTTTCTTCCCGAGGGGTGAAGTCGTGCTGCACCGGCGGGGGCGTAATTGCCAAGGGGCCTTTTTGCTGGAGCAGTGCCCGAATTTCCGCCATCTGGCGGGCGAGTTCGGCAATACTAATGGTTTCGTCATCAACGGCGGCGGCTTGGAGCTTGGCCTGGCGACCGAGCAGATTCTTGACGACGGCTATTAGTTCGTCTGGGTCAAAGGGTTTAGGCAAATAGGCATCGACCCCGGCTTCATAGCCCTGAATCCGATCGCTGGTCATCCCGCGGGCCGTGAGGAAAATCACTGGGGTGGCTTGGAAGCGGTCGTCTGATCGCAGTGTTTCAAGGAATTGATAGCCATCGACTTGTGGCATCATCACATCGCTAATCACCAAATCTGGCAGGACGCGTTGTACCAATTCCCAGCCTTCAGCACCATTGGTGGCTGTGTGGACAGTAAAGTCACTGTCCTCCAGATAGGCTTGAATTGCATCCCGTAAACCGGGTTCATCATCGACGAGAACGAGTTGCCCTGGCATAGTCGCGTGTGGTTTAAATTAACGATCTTTATTACTGTAGCGAATTTAGGTCCCCTTCGGATGGAAACCCAGGAATACAGCGCAATCCGTGTTTTGCTGCGGGCTGCGGTTGGGGTGCTATCCCATTGAGCGAAGCGGTTAGTGAACTCCGTTTGCGGTTTTGCTCAAGCCGAGATTATTGCCAGTTTATGGACAGACTTTGTAAATCTTATGGGGGCAATTTTTTTTCTGTCCTCAGAACTTTCCGAAAATGAGGAATTAGCGAGTGTAAATAGAAGCAGATAGCTATAGTTTTTTCAATTCAACAGGACAGATTGTTATGCGTCGCTTTCCGATTCAGCTATTTAGCACCTTATCAATGTTGACGATTTTGATGGCGATCGCGCCATCGTCACTCGCAGCGAACCGTTCGCCCCGACGAATTGCGGCGGTTGATCAGCCCATTTGCTATGTGCAGCTAGCGGGGCAATCGATGCTGAATCTGAATGGTTTGTGCGGCGTTGGGACGCCGAAAAGCAGCGGTGGTGTGATTGACTTGAGCCTTGATGCGGATGGGGATGGCGTACCGGATCAATTGTTGGCGGAGATGAAGAAGTTTCGGGCGGAGATGTCCCAAGCGAAGAGTTCGGCGGACTATCGTGCCGCGCTCCAAAAACTGGAATCGCGGTTGCCCTATTCCG encodes the following:
- a CDS encoding response regulator transcription factor codes for the protein MPGQLVLVDDEPGLRDAIQAYLEDSDFTVHTATNGAEGWELVQRVLPDLVISDVMMPQVDGYQFLETLRSDDRFQATPVIFLTARGMTSDRIQGYEAGVDAYLPKPFDPDELIAVVKNLLGRQAKLQAAAVDDETISIAELARQMAEIRALLQQKGPLAITPPPVQHDFTPREESVLELVVDGLMNKEIAKRLETSVRNVEKYVSRLFSKTGTSSRTELVRYSLEHGLIRPNSTI
- a CDS encoding PHP domain-containing protein — its product is MAYQKPAAQDLVSLRQVFATIDAASCPHAFNFHMHTQHSDGQLDPQALAQQALDLGLKGFAITDHHQISGFYAAQAYLIESQQQHPDQSVPQLWTGVEINATLLDVVVHILGYGFNPHHPAMADYLLGEAPTGAMAEADRVVSAIHQAGGLVILAHPARYRKSYEELIPAAVAIGINGVETYYAYGNPKPWEPSPDKTAAVQAISQRYQLLNTCGTDTHGISLEQRV